A window of Haliscomenobacter hydrossis DSM 1100 contains these coding sequences:
- a CDS encoding aminopeptidase, producing the protein MKTILEKYADLLVHYCLEIKPGDKLFIKTTVLAEPLLREVFRSAIRAGATVDTDLEFREQNRIFYTEAQSAQLSRVSPLYQLAMETYDAYLHIRAPFNLGESNGSTPEKTKIYQQAHQKASDTYFRRTATRELKRNLCQFPTQASAQKAGLSLEEYEHFVFNACKLYDEDPIESWIKVRKNQQRIVDHLNKSSEIHYRGEGIDLHFSTAGRTWINSDGQTNMPSGEVYTSPVEDSVNGVVRFSLPALYGNEEVEGATLHVKDGFIEKWEASKGIEVLDRVFKVEGTRRFGEAAIGTNYDIDRMTKNILFDEKIGGTVHLAVGQSYLQTGGKNQSAVHWDMITDMRNGGEIFTDGEKIYEDGNFII; encoded by the coding sequence ATGAAGACGATTTTAGAAAAATACGCCGATCTGTTGGTGCATTACTGCCTGGAGATAAAGCCCGGTGATAAACTCTTTATCAAAACTACCGTATTGGCTGAGCCATTGTTGCGGGAAGTGTTTCGCTCGGCCATTCGGGCGGGGGCAACCGTAGATACCGATCTGGAGTTCCGCGAGCAAAACCGGATTTTTTATACCGAGGCCCAGTCGGCTCAACTGAGCAGGGTATCGCCTCTGTATCAATTGGCGATGGAAACTTACGATGCTTACTTGCACATCCGAGCACCGTTCAATCTGGGGGAAAGTAACGGCAGTACCCCGGAAAAAACCAAAATTTACCAGCAAGCGCATCAAAAAGCCTCGGATACTTATTTCCGGCGTACAGCAACGCGTGAACTCAAGCGCAATCTCTGTCAGTTTCCTACCCAGGCCAGTGCCCAAAAAGCGGGTTTGTCGCTGGAAGAATATGAGCATTTTGTGTTTAATGCCTGCAAACTTTACGATGAGGACCCCATCGAAAGTTGGATCAAAGTGCGCAAAAACCAGCAGCGCATTGTGGATCATCTCAACAAAAGTTCCGAAATCCATTACCGCGGAGAAGGGATTGATCTGCATTTTTCGACCGCTGGTCGCACCTGGATCAATTCTGATGGTCAAACCAATATGCCTTCCGGAGAAGTGTATACCTCACCCGTGGAAGACTCGGTCAACGGGGTCGTGCGGTTTTCTCTACCCGCTTTGTACGGCAATGAAGAGGTAGAAGGTGCAACCTTACACGTCAAAGACGGGTTTATAGAAAAATGGGAAGCCAGCAAAGGCATTGAGGTACTGGATCGGGTATTCAAAGTGGAAGGCACCCGGCGCTTTGGCGAAGCCGCGATTGGCACCAACTACGACATTGATCGAATGACCAAAAATATTCTCTTTGATGAAAAAATTGGGGGCACGGTACACCTCGCCGTAGGGCAGTCTTACCTCCAAACCGGAGGCAAAAATCAATCCGCTGTACACTGGGACATGATCACCGATATGCGCAACGGAGGAGAAATTTTCACCGACGGTGAAAAAATTTATGAGGACGGTAATTTCATAATTTGA